AGATGAGCATGAGAAGCATCATCCCAATGAAGCCGAACTCCTCTGCAAAGATAGCTGCGATATAGTCGCTGCGCGCCTCTGGAAGGTAGTTTAACTTCTGGAGACTCTCGCCGAGTCCTCGTCCTGCAAGTCTGCCCGAGCCGGCTGCGATTTTGGCCTGGTGCGGCTGGTGCCCCTTCCCTTTGATATCCAGCTCAGGATGGAGATAGATGCGGATCCTATCTGGAACGTGGCTCATCTGCGAGGCTGCTACCCCTCCCACAAGTGTTAAAATACAAAGAGGCAGCGCCCAGTAGACCCACTTGAGCTTTGTAAGTACAAAGAGCACAACTAGCGTGACAATCAAGATGAAGACCGTGCCATTATCCGGCTCGATTAAAATTAGTGCTGTAGGAACAGCAATTTTTCCAAGTAGAATGAGAAACTGTTTAAAAGTGAGTGGAGCTTCGGCTTTAGAGAAGACGAAGATCGCATAGAGAGGAATTAAATACTTTACGATCTCAGAGGGCTGAAAAGAGAGCCCTAGAAGATTAATCCAGCGATTGGCGCCATTGAGCTGCTGTCCAATGCCCGGAACAAAAACAAGAAGAAGAAAGACGCACCCGACAATGAGTAGACCTCCGCTCATCTTGATCAGCTTGTGGTAGCCAGCCTTCCAGACGAGAAATGCCCCAAAAAAACCGACCGCTGAGTAGCAGACCTGTTTAATTAGGGCATGGGTTGTACTGCGATCCAGACCGCGGTCTAGCACCTCGGCTGATGTCGTATTAAAGACCATCACAAGTCCCATTCCAAACAGGAGCACGACGCAGAAAATGAGAGCCAGACACGCGCGATTCATTTCTCTCCGTTACTTGATGCGGAGCTTGTCACCGGGTTTCAGGCGGCGTGCTTTCTCTTCGTTGAGGCCGTTAAGTTTGAGGAGCTCTTCAACTTTCAAGTGGTTCTTTACCGCGATCGTCCAGGGATTATCGCCATTTTTCACAGTGTAGTATTGAGCAGCAGATTCGCCTGCAGCTGAAGATGTGCTCTGAGCACTTTTTGAAGCGCCTTTTGCTGGGATCTTCAACGTTTGGCCAATTTTCAGGCGAGTAGAAGCGAGCTGGTTTGTCTTCATGAGGTCGTCTACACTCACTCCATTCTGACGAGCGATCTTCTCGAGCACATCTCCCTTCTTCACCTTTACTTCTTTGAGAGAAGCAGCTGGAGCTTCGAAGGCTTCAGTCATTTGAGGAGCCTGTGCAGTCTGGTTCTGAACAAGAGAGCTCTCTCCCATTGAAATCGCTTTTAAGTCATCCGCAAAGCTAGGAGCAGTCTGTGACCCTGCAAGAGGAGGAGATGTCGGCATGAGAGTCGCAGATGGTGCAACCATCGCTATCGGAGAGGTGGCAGGGTTGTTATTATGCTCTTTCAAGACCTGATCGATCTCATCTGATGGAGCTGCGCTGTTTGGCGCAACGCTCACTTCCGAGATGCTTGAAATCGAAGCAGAGTTGGCAGCAAGAGCTCCCTCATCCGCGCTGTTTGACTTAAGGGCACTTACAAAAAAAATGGTCATTAAACCGGCATTGACCAGTACGGCGACGATGATGAGATCTCTACGGCTCATGTGTTTTTTTCACTCCTCTCTTCTAATTCGTTAACGCAACGTTTAAATTCTTCGCCTCTGTGGGCATAATCCCGAAACATATCAAAACTCGCACATCCGGGAGAGAGTAGGACGCTTCCCCCCTTCTCAGCTCTCTGCTCGGCGAAGCAGACAGCCTCCTCCATCGAGGTCACGATCTCTACTTGGATAGCCTCTCCAAGTTCACTTCGAATCTTCTGCGCCGCCTGTCCCATGGCGACGATCCTCTTCACTTTTCCCTGAAAGGCTTGAATCCAGGGCGTATAGGATGCACCTTTATCCACTCCTCCTGCAATAAGAATTACAGGATCGGGTACAGCTTCCACCGCGCGGATCACTGCATCTAGGTTGGTCCCCTTGCTGTCGTCGAAATAGGAGACCTCCTCTATTTTCGCAACAAACTCGATCCGGTGAGAGGGCTTGCTAAAGCTATTGAGCGCCTGGATAAACTGCTCGCCAGTTACACCGAACTCTCGAACCAGCAGCCAGGCAGCCAGAGCGTTCTCACTCTCATGACTCCCCCTCCCTCTATAGACCAGGGGTAATAAGTATTCAACTTTTTCGCCTTGATAGACCTTCTCTTTGTCCGTCCAGAAGTGAGAAGTGGGGTTAGATCCAAAGGTCAAAAAGGCTCTACTCTCAAAAAGAGAACCGAACTCCGGAAGAACCTGCTCATGGACAAAAAGAGGAGATCTGGGCTTAAGATTTTTCTCGATAGAGCACTTGGCCTTCGCATAAGAGACCATATCGGGATAGCGGTCGAGATGATCGGGCGTGATATTCAGCAAGGCGGCCGCATCAAACACCTGAGAGTTCATCGTCTCTAATTGATAGGAACTGAGTTCTGCTACAACGATCTCGTCTGGGTCGGGATTCAAAAAATAACGCGTAAGTGGCTCGCCGACATTTCCAAGGGCCCTGGCCTTTCGGCCGCTCTTATTAAGAATGTGTTCAACCAGGAGCGTTACGGTCGTCTTTCCATTCGTTCCGGTGATTGCAACAGCTCTCTGTTTCATGTGGCGAAATGCCAGCTCTGCCTCTCCTACTACCTCTATCCCCTCTTCTATTGCCCTTGCATAAAGAGGATGTTTTTGAGGAACGCCTGGGGAGGGAACTAGAAGATCAAAATCGAACTTCTCAAATACCGCAGACTCTTTATGGGAAGTAAGGCCATTTTTTATCAGTTGCTTGATCTCGGGATTCGACTCTAAGAGATCGGCGCTCTTCTCTACTGCGGTGACGGCGTACCCCTTTTTAAGAAGGAACTCTGCCGCGGACCTGCCGCTCACGCCTAACCCGAGTATGAGTGCCTTTTTCATGCAATTATGCTTATTGGAACTTGAGAGAGATCATACCTACAATCGCGAGGAGAAGACTCACAATCCAGAATCTTAATACCACCTTCGTCTCTGGCCACCCCTTATATTCAAAATGGTGGTGCAGAGGAGTGCATAGAAAGATCCTCTTCCGATTGCGCAGCTTATAACTTCCCACTTGGAGAATCACAGAAACTGTTTCAGCTACAAACACACCCCCCACTAACGCGAAGAGCAGCTCTCTGCGAAGCAGCACAGCCGCAAGGCCAAGCACGCCTCCCAGAGCAAGAGATCCCGTGTCGCCCATAAAGACTTGAGCCGGGTAGCCGTTATACCAGAGGAAGCCAAGACACGCTCCCATCATAGCAAATAGGTAGATACCGATCTCTCCGCTCCCCTCTATATAGAGTATGTTGAGATAGCGGGAGATCTCGATGTTATTCGAGAGAAAGGCGACAAAACCGAGGACACCCGAAACCATCATTAAACAGCCGGCGGCTAAGCCGTCGAGACCATCCGTCAAATTGACAGCGTTTGAGGCGCCTGTAATCACGATGAGTGTAATGAAGAAAGCTAAGATGACCAGCCCACCCTTTAGAATGAAGAGAGGATCTTTGAAAAAGGGGGTAAAGTAGTAGCCCATGTACTCGCGTGTCGATAGAGAAGTTCCCTTCAGCTCGATCTTCTTCTCTTCGGAAGCTGCTACAGAAGGCGCGCTCTTGACAGGCGCTTGTGTTAGCTCTCTTGCAGAGGGAGGTGCGAACCACTTACCGACGTGTATCGAGTGTGCGACAGTTGGAGATAGACTATAAAGGGCGATGAGCGCCGCCAAAAGCATCTGGAAAAAGAGCTTCTTCTTTCCCGAGAGGCCCTTCGAATTTTTATGCTTCAGCTTCAGGTAGTCGTCATACCCCCCCACAAGCCCAAGCCAGATGGTCGTCACGAATAGAAGAAGAGTGAACGAGCTGCGCAGATCCATCCAGAGAACAAGAGAGAGAAGCATGGAGGAGAGGATTAGAATCCCTCCCATCGTGGGAGTATCCTTCTTCTTCTGATGCAGTTCGGCAAGTACTGGACAGTCTTCAACCCGGATCGACTGGCCCGTCTTCAGCTGGTAGAGACAGCGGATAAAGCGAGGTCCCAGAACAACGGTGAAGAGAAGGGTCGTGATAGCAGCGAGCATCATGCGCGTCGATGCGTACGAAAAAACGGTGGGGAGTTTAACTCCCAGCACATTATTAAAAAACTCTAGTAGAAGAAGTAGCACAAAACATCCAGAAAAAGATATGAAGCGAAATAGTACAAACTTGCCGAAAAAATTGCTACAGAGAGATAAACATTTCGAGCAGCTTCCACAAATTAGCCGAATTTCTTCCCTTAATCAAGACGAGATCATTCTCTTTAGCAAGACTCATCATCCGTGCTCCCAGCGCAGAGATCTCATCAAAATGCTCCGCAGCCCTTCCATTTTTAGAGAAGATCTCTTGGATTGGAAGGCACTCGCTCCCAATGCAGAGCAGATGGTCAAAGTGGCTCAGCGCCTCCAGGCCAATCTCTCGATGGTAGTGTTCGGAGAGAGCTCCAAGATCGGCCATCGGTCCCAGCACCCCGATGCGACGACCACCCTCTTTCCGAACTGGCAGGTTGGCAAATGCGGCGAGCATTGAGGTCGGGTTTGCATTGTAGGCGTCGTTGATGAAGGTGACCCCTGCTCTTTCTATCTTTTCAAATCGCGACTCATAGACAGTAAGGGTTGGTGCGATCTTTGCAATGATAGACCAGTCTACACCAAGCAGATTCGCCGCAGAGGCGCTTGCGATAAAATCCTCACAAAGATGGGTCGCCTCGAATGGGAGCGAGAATTTGCAAACAGCCCTCCCCTCTTCTTCAATGACAAAAAGATCCCCCTCGTTTTTCAGGAGATAGTCCGCACGTGCTGGGCAGATCTTCTGATAGCCGAAGCTTCTCTTCTCGCATCTACCCGTCTCTTCAAGAGCCCGAAAGTTTCCTGAGTCTGCATTATATAGACCAAAACGCGTCTTGGGGTGTGAAAAGATCTCAGACTTTGCTCTTGCAACGCCTTCGATCCCATCTGAAAAAGAGCCGACGTGAGCCAAGCCGATGCGGGTGATGAGCGATAGATAGGGAGGTGCGATCTGAACCAGCTTTTCAATCTGGTGAGCGTCTGTCATTCCCATCTCCATCACAAACAGCTCCTCATCCCCATCGGAATTGAGAATGCTAAGCGGAATTCCCACCTGGGAGTTCGCGTTTCCTGGGGTCTTTGCCACCCGGTACTTGGCAGAGAGAAGCGTTGAAAGAAATTCTTTAGTTGTCGTTTTACCTACAGATCCTGTCACGGCAACGACGCGAACGCCTCGATCTTCAATCTCTTTTCTTGCCAGAGTCTGAAGAGCCTCGATCACGTCATCGACCATCAGAAGCTCAAGCCCATGAGATTCGCCTCTATAGTCTATAGATACCACGGCGCCCACAGCTCCCTTCTCAGCCACCTCTTTTAAAAAGGCGTGCCCATCGACCCTAGCTCCTTTCAAAGCAAAGAAAAGAGTACCAGGCTGAATTTTTCTGCTGTCGGTCTGCACATTTGTCACCCCTTTATTGCAAAAAGCAGCAATCCCTATTGCTTTTGCAAACCAGGATAAAGGCCTCTCTTTCATCTTCTCCTCTTGACCTCATTAATGAGATCTCGCATAATTTTGCACATTTTCTGGTGGCATAGCCAAGTGGTAAGGCAGGAGCCTGCAAAGCTCCCATACCCCAGTTCAAATCTGGGTGCCACCTTTTTACTTATGTTATATCTGATCGCAACTCCTATTGGCAATCTCGGAGATATCACCCTCCGCGCTCTCGAAACATTGCGCGCCTGCGATTACGTTCTTTGTGAAGACACGCGCAGAAGCCAGAGACTGCTCGCCCATTACGAGATTCGCAAGCCGCTTAAAAGCTACCATAAATTCAACGAGAGACGCCGCTCTGCCGAAGTCATTGCCGACTTAAAGGCGGGTTTGAACGTTGGCCTTGTGACCGATGCTGGCACTCCTGGGATCTGCGACCCGGGCGAAATTTTAGTTAAGCTCTGCCATGAAAACTCTCTTGAAGTTACAGCCATTCCGGGCGCCTGCGCAGCAGTTACCGCCCTTTCTATCTCCGGCTTTTCAACAGAACGTTTCCAGCTCCTCGGGTTTCTCCCCAAAAAGAAGGGGCAGTTAACTCGAATTCTGGAAGAGCAGCTAGCCTATCCAGGAACGAGCATCTTTTACGAGAGCCCCTACCGCGTCTTAAAAACGCTTGAGATCCTCAACACAATAGCTCCCGACTTGCAGGTTGCCGTCATCCGCGAGCTCACAAAGCTGCACGAGGAGAATGCGCGAGGAACCCCTCAAGAGCTCATCGCCCGTTTCACCGCAAAAAAACCTAAAGGCGAAATCGTCCTCCTCTTCCCCGGCCAAGAATAACCAAAAAGAGAAAAGATCGGGCGCGGGCACGCACACGGGCACGTTCACGAAAGAAAAGACCAACAAACTTTTTGTCTCCATCTATCTTCTCTCCTTTCCGCCCTCTTCTATCCCCTCTCCCTCTTTCGTGAACGTGCCCGTGTGCGTGCCCGCGCCCGATCCTCTCTCTCTCTCCTTTCCACCCGATCTTCTTTTCTTCTCTTCTGGTTAGATTGCTAATTTTGTTTTTTTAGGATATAGTCGGACCTTCATAGTTAAAGGAGATTTTATTATGTCAGGATCTGCAAAAGAGCTCATTTTTGAAGAAGAAGCAAGAAATAAACTCCGCGAAGGCGTCGATAAGCTTGCAGATGTTGTAAGCGTCACACTTGGACCTAAAGGACGTAACGTCGGACTCCAAGCATCCTGGGGAGCTCCAAAAGTTACTAACGACGGCAACAGCATCGTTAAAGACATCGAACTCAAAGATCAGTACGCCAACATGGGCGTCTCGATGGGGAAAGAGGTCGCTAGCAAGATGAAAGAGAAGTGCGGCGATGGAACCACATCCAGCATTCTCCTCTTGAGAGCTCTTGTTCAAAACGGCGTAAAAAACATCGCTTCTGGCTCTAGCCCGATCCATATCAAACGCGGCATTGAAAAAGCAGTTGAAGCTGCAGTGAAAGAGCTGGAGAGCTCCTCAATCGCAATCAAGAGCGACAAGGAGATCAAAAACATCGCTATCGCCTCCTGCTCAGGAAATGAATCGATCGGCACACTGATTGCAGAGGCAGTCAAGAAGGTCGGCAAAGAGGGCGTGATCACAATCGAAGAGGGCAAAGGAACCGATACCACTATTGAAATGGTAGAGGGAATGCAGTTCGACCGCGGCTACGTCAGCTCCTACTTCTGCACGAATGCAGAGGCGCTTTTAGTGGAGATGCAGAATGCGCGCCTTCTCATTACAGATAAGAAGATCGCCTCCGTTCAAGAGCTTCTACCCATTCTTCAAGCAGTTGCCTCAGCTGGACAAGACCTGTTGATCATCGCTGACGACTTCGAAGGAGATGCTCTTTCAACACTCGTGGTCAACAAGCTGCGCGGCACGCTGAAAGTATGTGCAGTAAAAGCTCCAGGCTTTGGCGACCGCAGAAAGTCTCTTCTTGAAGATATTGCCATCCTCACAGGTGCAACCGTCGTCTCAGAAGATACTGGCATGTCCCTTAAAGATGCGACAAACGAGGTGCTTGGAAGCGTTGAGAAGCTAGTTGTCAACAAAGAGAAGACAACGCTGATTAATGGATCTGGCGAAGCAAAAGCTATCCAGGACCGCATCAAGCAGATCGAAGCAGAAATTAAAGAGACGACAAGCACCTATGATAAAGAGAAGCTCGAAGAGCGTAGAGCGAAGCTCGGAAGCGGCGTTGCCGTTATCCGCGTGGGCGCCGCATCAGAGCCAGAGATGAAGCAGAAGAAGCAGCTCTTTGAAGATAGCTTAAACTCTACAAGAGCAGCGCTAGAAGATGGTATCGTCATCGGCGGCGGCATTGCGCTCCTTAGAGCTGGCAAGGCGATCGATAAGCTGAAGCTCTCTGCTGAAGAGAAGATCGGCGCGCACATCGTGCAGATCGCGTGCGAAGCCCCTTTCAAACAGATCGTCTTTAACGCGGGCTTCGATAGCTCGGTTGTTTTAGAACAGGTACTAGGCAAAGGAGCAAATTTCGGCTTCAATGCTCATACAGAGCAGGTAGAAGACCTCTTAGCTTCTGGAATTGTCGATCCAACGAAGGTGGTAAGAAGCGCGCTTGTATTTGCAGCTTCTACAGCGGGAATCATTCTTCTCTCTGAAGCGCTCATTGGAAACGCTCCTGAAGATAACGACGAGAAAAAGTAGCGCAAGCGAAATGAGATCCGCACTTGTCCTACCCTCGCGCGGTATCGGTGACGGCCTGCTCATGATGATCGCCTCTCAGGCGCTCTATCTGGCAGGCTACCGCGTAACTACCGTCCACCCTGCTCTCCTTGAATTAAAGGAGTGGTTTCCCAATCACAACTTTGCAAAAGAGATCCCCTCCTCGCTCGAGGAGTGGGACCTTATCATCGCTGAAAATGACAACTCTCCCAAGATACAGAACCTAAAGTCTGAGAGAGAGAAGAGCCGCCTTCCTATCAGCATCTTCTATCCAACTTATTTGGAGAAGAAGCATGGAGCGCTTCATGCGCTAGACCAGAGCTTCGACCCCTCCAGCTCCTTCGCCGAAAATGCCTCACGCGCTATCTCCAAACTCCTGCAGAAAGAGAGAGCATCTAAAGATAATGGGATCCGCCCTCCACACCATCTCACTCACCGCCACTATCATGAGCGGATCCTCATTCACCCCATGAGCAGCTCTCCACAAAAAAACTGGACGAAAGAGAGATATATTGCGCTTGCTTGCAGCTTGAAAAAGCGAGGAGTCTCGCCTGTCTTTATTGTCAGCCCTGAAGAGAGATCCTCTTGGCTTGAGGTCGAAAGCGCAGGCTTCCCTCTGCCCCACTTCTCCACACTTAGCTCCCTCGCTGAATTCACATATGAGTCGCACGCGCTCATCGGCAACGACTCCCTCATGGGACACCTCGCTTCAAACCTTGGCCTCCCAACCACCATCCTCGCAGACGATCCCAAGAGAATGCAGCTCTGGCGACCCGACTGGACTCCCAGCACAGTGATCACTCCCCCCTCTTGGATACCCAACCCCAAATGGCTCCGCCTCCGGAAAAACCGCTGGCAGCAGTTCATCTCCGTAAGCCGCGCCCTGCGCTCCCTCTCAGTTTAAGATTCTATTCTCTCCCACTTCTTCTTGCATTTAATGCATTTAAAAAATTAATTTGACACTAAGACCGAAAACACTTCACAGAGGTTCTATGTACAGAGGAAAGCGTCCCATGCCGCACAGGCAGGCAAAAGCGATGGAAAAAGAGTTGGATAAAAAGAGAAACGCTAACGTATTCATAGCTCCGGCTAATCCTCTCCCAGCAGAGCGTAAACCTCTGGAACCCAAAGAGATCGTCTACGCTCGCGCAAAGAAGATGCTCGTTCCAAAAGGAGCATCTGCAGAAGAGCAAGCAAAGCACCATCACAAGAAGACAAGCAAGCGCACCGCTACTTCGAATGAGCTTCCTGGAGAGTCTGCTCCTGCCCACATCCACCCCGAGGGTGCTCGCTGGGTTAAAACTCTGAACAAGCAGGCGCGCATGAGAACGCAGATGGATACGAAAAAAATGAATAAGCTGCGTTCAGCTAAAAAAAGATAGTCATTGCAAAATCTTATCCCCTTTGATTTAGCGAAGGGGATTTTCTTTTTTCTCTAGAAAAGCAGCTAGACACGCGAGCGCCGCACTCCAAGGATTTCGCTCCCGCCCAATCAAAGAAAGAATTTTCGTTAATTACAAGAAACAATAAAAAACGTACAATTCCTCTTTAATTATTTCTTAACGCCATAAAATATTATGACAACTACAGCTCTAGCTCCTGATGTTCTACAAGCCGCGCAAATTAAACTGAGAGCTGTTCTCGACGCAGCTACAAGTGAAAAACCTCAAGATAAGCTCTTTAAACTCTTCAAAGAAAAGGCTGCGAGCGATAGTCAGCCCTACTTGCCCACCAATCTGCAAGAGAGCATCGCCGATCTTTTCACCGACCCTACTGATCTTCGGCAGAGAGTACGAGGAGCCTTTGCGAGGTATTATGGTCCAGAAATTTTGGAGCCCCCCTCTGTTAAAGGCGGCCAAGTTGAAGTGCTAGAGACCTGCGATTGGTCGGCCTATGAAAGGCTTGTGGGTTGGGCTAAGCTGTTTGATTGGTCTGCAGAAGATCTGAGAAATATAACACCATGTGTTATTAACAGCGTTCCTTTCATATTTTTTGGAGATTGCCGTACAGAAAGCCGCTTTGATGACCTTCGCTCAATTGCCCTCGGTCTGGTTCGCAGCCAGTTAGTGGTCGGTTTTTATGAAGATATTGCGCGAGATAGCCTCCATGAAGAGCAGTATAGAAAAGGGGACAATTATCATAAGTATCAAGGCGATCAGCAAACGAACACTTGGCTGGTGGGACTTGGTGACCCTATTACCTGCACTCTATCTAAACTCGTTACAAGTACTGTTGCACTAGCACAGAATGAAGAGGTAAGACCCGTTCTATCTACAAGCGCTTTTGTGATAGAAATTTTCCGTAATTTCAATCGCAATCCACTATTTGTCCAGCTATGGGAAGAACTGGGTGGAACCGGAGGAACTTGGGGTTCTATACACTTACATAGTGAGATCAACAGTTATGAGTATGAATTTAGGCACACAAAAAAATTCTATCCTTCGTGGTCTTTGTCCGGTCACGTGCCTGGGATTGAAAGATTTGATTCCGCAATTACAAAAGGATTTGAAGACAGATACTCTCTTAAAGAATTAAGAGAGCTCTACCACGATCTCTCTTCTTTAGCCCTCCAGAAATATAAAAGCCATTTTACTTCTGAAGAGTATGCCGCAATAAGAGATGTTTTGCACTCCCCTACAAACCACGACTCCTTCCTCGTATTTAAAGATCTCGTGCAACATCGCAAAAGAGAGGCCCATTTTGCGAAAGTCTTGTGCTCCGAACTCCCGATTCCTTTCTCTAGATCAGAAGTCATTAAACCAACTGACAAAGTAAGAGTGGTTATCATGGGGCGTCAGCACGTAGAAGGAGTTCTAAATGCAATAAACGCTTCTTCTCCAGCTAGATCCAAGACCGAATCTACAGAGTCCAAGCGCAAAGCATAGACTCGACTTGGAAAAACATTTTCTTTCTTTGAACGAAAGAAGAGAGGTCCCTGGAGAGGTAATTGCAAAAGTCCCGGTTATATGAAGAGAAAATAACAGGATCCGCTTCGCTGGCAGGATCGCCCCATTCGGGGCGGCAGGATGAGAAAGATAAGAAGGGAGAGAGAAGGGATCTCTTGTCTTTCTCATCCTGCCGCCCCTAGCTTTAGCTAGGAGGCGATCCTGCCAGCGAAGCGGATCCTGTTTTATTACTCTTGAAAAATCGGTGAAAACGCAAAAAAGCGGCCAGCGGTATTTTTGCAATCAAAGAAAAAATTTCATCTTACCTTTGACAACACCTAGAAAATAATTTCTGCCATTTACGAGAATTACCAATATTGATAATTATAGATGCCTATCTCAAGGGAAAGATGAAAGAAAGAGCCGTCGTAAGTAAGGATAACGTTTTTGCAGACCTTGGCTTAAAAGATTCTGAAGGGATGAGAATACGCTCTGACTTGATGTCAGAAGTAGTTAAAATCATCCGCAACAGCGATGTTCCTCAAAAAGAAATAGCCACGATTCTAGGTATCAGCGCGCCGAAAGTCTCTGCTCTGATGTCTGGTAAAATCAATGATTTCAGTAATGACACATTGATGAACTATCTCACCCTGCTCGGATATAACATAAAGATCAAAGTCTACTCTAGACATCCCGTATCTAGATCGATTAAGAGAGGAATAATGAAAGTAGAAAAACCAGTGAAGAAACAAAAACCCGTTAAGCATAAAGCGAGACGAAAAAAAGTTAAAGCTAGGGTCTAACGTCTTGCGTATTGCACATATTTCAGATCTTCATTTTGGGAAGGTAACACTTAGCCCTCTGCAGTTTTTCTCAAAGAGATGGCTGGGAAACCTCAACCTCTTTTTTCATCGGAAGCACGAGTACAAAAGAGAGCTGCTCGCTCCTTTAGCTGGCCTATTTAAAGAGCTCGAAGTAGATCTCGTCGTGATCTCTGGGGATCTGACAACGACTTCGCTGCCAGAAGAGTTTGAGATGGCGGTAG
Above is a genomic segment from Chlamydiales bacterium containing:
- the rsmI gene encoding 16S rRNA (cytidine(1402)-2'-O)-methyltransferase, whose product is MLYLIATPIGNLGDITLRALETLRACDYVLCEDTRRSQRLLAHYEIRKPLKSYHKFNERRRSAEVIADLKAGLNVGLVTDAGTPGICDPGEILVKLCHENSLEVTAIPGACAAVTALSISGFSTERFQLLGFLPKKKGQLTRILEEQLAYPGTSIFYESPYRVLKTLEILNTIAPDLQVAVIRELTKLHEENARGTPQELIARFTAKKPKGEIVLLFPGQE
- a CDS encoding cell division protein FtsW; this translates as MNRACLALIFCVVLLFGMGLVMVFNTTSAEVLDRGLDRSTTHALIKQVCYSAVGFFGAFLVWKAGYHKLIKMSGGLLIVGCVFLLLVFVPGIGQQLNGANRWINLLGLSFQPSEIVKYLIPLYAIFVFSKAEAPLTFKQFLILLGKIAVPTALILIEPDNGTVFILIVTLVVLFVLTKLKWVYWALPLCILTLVGGVAASQMSHVPDRIRIYLHPELDIKGKGHQPHQAKIAAGSGRLAGRGLGESLQKLNYLPEARSDYIAAIFAEEFGFIGMMLLMLIYMLIGCLGFYIAANASDTSGFYLASVLTFLLCFQAFLNLGVVSGLLPSKGTNLPFFSHGGSSLLANFLALSLLLNVAKEKTCPHPQKS
- the murF gene encoding UDP-N-acetylmuramoyl-tripeptide--D-alanyl-D-alanine ligase; the protein is MKERPLSWFAKAIGIAAFCNKGVTNVQTDSRKIQPGTLFFALKGARVDGHAFLKEVAEKGAVGAVVSIDYRGESHGLELLMVDDVIEALQTLARKEIEDRGVRVVAVTGSVGKTTTKEFLSTLLSAKYRVAKTPGNANSQVGIPLSILNSDGDEELFVMEMGMTDAHQIEKLVQIAPPYLSLITRIGLAHVGSFSDGIEGVARAKSEIFSHPKTRFGLYNADSGNFRALEETGRCEKRSFGYQKICPARADYLLKNEGDLFVIEEEGRAVCKFSLPFEATHLCEDFIASASAANLLGVDWSIIAKIAPTLTVYESRFEKIERAGVTFINDAYNANPTSMLAAFANLPVRKEGGRRIGVLGPMADLGALSEHYHREIGLEALSHFDHLLCIGSECLPIQEIFSKNGRAAEHFDEISALGARMMSLAKENDLVLIKGRNSANLWKLLEMFISL
- a CDS encoding LysM peptidoglycan-binding domain-containing protein, whose protein sequence is MSRRDLIIVAVLVNAGLMTIFFVSALKSNSADEGALAANSASISSISEVSVAPNSAAPSDEIDQVLKEHNNNPATSPIAMVAPSATLMPTSPPLAGSQTAPSFADDLKAISMGESSLVQNQTAQAPQMTEAFEAPAASLKEVKVKKGDVLEKIARQNGVSVDDLMKTNQLASTRLKIGQTLKIPAKGASKSAQSTSSAAGESAAQYYTVKNGDNPWTIAVKNHLKVEELLKLNGLNEEKARRLKPGDKLRIK
- a CDS encoding XRE family transcriptional regulator yields the protein MKERAVVSKDNVFADLGLKDSEGMRIRSDLMSEVVKIIRNSDVPQKEIATILGISAPKVSALMSGKINDFSNDTLMNYLTLLGYNIKIKVYSRHPVSRSIKRGIMKVEKPVKKQKPVKHKARRKKVKARV
- the murD gene encoding UDP-N-acetylmuramoyl-L-alanine--D-glutamate ligase — protein: MKKALILGLGVSGRSAAEFLLKKGYAVTAVEKSADLLESNPEIKQLIKNGLTSHKESAVFEKFDFDLLVPSPGVPQKHPLYARAIEEGIEVVGEAELAFRHMKQRAVAITGTNGKTTVTLLVEHILNKSGRKARALGNVGEPLTRYFLNPDPDEIVVAELSSYQLETMNSQVFDAAALLNITPDHLDRYPDMVSYAKAKCSIEKNLKPRSPLFVHEQVLPEFGSLFESRAFLTFGSNPTSHFWTDKEKVYQGEKVEYLLPLVYRGRGSHESENALAAWLLVREFGVTGEQFIQALNSFSKPSHRIEFVAKIEEVSYFDDSKGTNLDAVIRAVEAVPDPVILIAGGVDKGASYTPWIQAFQGKVKRIVAMGQAAQKIRSELGEAIQVEIVTSMEEAVCFAEQRAEKGGSVLLSPGCASFDMFRDYAHRGEEFKRCVNELEERSEKNT
- a CDS encoding phospho-N-acetylmuramoyl-pentapeptide-transferase → MLLLLLEFFNNVLGVKLPTVFSYASTRMMLAAITTLLFTVVLGPRFIRCLYQLKTGQSIRVEDCPVLAELHQKKKDTPTMGGILILSSMLLSLVLWMDLRSSFTLLLFVTTIWLGLVGGYDDYLKLKHKNSKGLSGKKKLFFQMLLAALIALYSLSPTVAHSIHVGKWFAPPSARELTQAPVKSAPSVAASEEKKIELKGTSLSTREYMGYYFTPFFKDPLFILKGGLVILAFFITLIVITGASNAVNLTDGLDGLAAGCLMMVSGVLGFVAFLSNNIEISRYLNILYIEGSGEIGIYLFAMMGACLGFLWYNGYPAQVFMGDTGSLALGGVLGLAAVLLRRELLFALVGGVFVAETVSVILQVGSYKLRNRKRIFLCTPLHHHFEYKGWPETKVVLRFWIVSLLLAIVGMISLKFQ
- the groL gene encoding chaperonin GroEL (60 kDa chaperone family; promotes refolding of misfolded polypeptides especially under stressful conditions; forms two stacked rings of heptamers to form a barrel-shaped 14mer; ends can be capped by GroES; misfolded proteins enter the barrel where they are refolded when GroES binds), with translation MSGSAKELIFEEEARNKLREGVDKLADVVSVTLGPKGRNVGLQASWGAPKVTNDGNSIVKDIELKDQYANMGVSMGKEVASKMKEKCGDGTTSSILLLRALVQNGVKNIASGSSPIHIKRGIEKAVEAAVKELESSSIAIKSDKEIKNIAIASCSGNESIGTLIAEAVKKVGKEGVITIEEGKGTDTTIEMVEGMQFDRGYVSSYFCTNAEALLVEMQNARLLITDKKIASVQELLPILQAVASAGQDLLIIADDFEGDALSTLVVNKLRGTLKVCAVKAPGFGDRRKSLLEDIAILTGATVVSEDTGMSLKDATNEVLGSVEKLVVNKEKTTLINGSGEAKAIQDRIKQIEAEIKETTSTYDKEKLEERRAKLGSGVAVIRVGAASEPEMKQKKQLFEDSLNSTRAALEDGIVIGGGIALLRAGKAIDKLKLSAEEKIGAHIVQIACEAPFKQIVFNAGFDSSVVLEQVLGKGANFGFNAHTEQVEDLLASGIVDPTKVVRSALVFAASTAGIILLSEALIGNAPEDNDEKK